The following are from one region of the Bactrocera oleae isolate idBacOlea1 chromosome 6, idBacOlea1, whole genome shotgun sequence genome:
- the LOC106620259 gene encoding uncharacterized protein — protein MSGGGGGGVSVGISSGSGSGSSSSSAAAINAAATLHCLTSVGSSHSSGGSGSINGSGGGGAGGVGIGSSGGGSSLGGGGGVHASLGLTAMGMAAGCGGGGGGLSAFGSGAGSLAAFSGGGGSSSSSSGSGANHHHHHHNGVVGGGGNNLNIATATLTAAPTHSVGASSGFGSLGGLSVGVGVGMGMGMGGGNLNSLVVGNRLMNTGLPTILK, from the coding sequence ATGAGTGGTGGAGGTGGTGGAGGCGTTAGCGTCGGCATTAGCAGCGGCAGTGGTAGCGGCAGCAGTAGTAGCAGCGCGGCTGCCATCAATGCCGCTGCCACATTGCATTGTCTCACCTCGGTGGGCAGCAGTCATAGCAGTGGCGGCAGCGGTAGCATTAATGgcagtggtggtggtggtgccgGTGGCGTTGGCATTGGCAGCAGCGGTGGTGGCAGTAGTCTGGGTGGTGGCGGTGGCGTACATGCAAGTTTAGGACTCACGGCGATGGGTATGGCAGCGGGCTGCGGCGGCGGTGGCGGTGGATTGAGTGCATTCGGTAGTGGTGCTGGCAGTTTAGCGGCGTTCAGTGGCGGTGGCGGCAGTAGCAGCAGTTCCAGTGGTAGTGGCGcaaatcatcatcatcatcatcacaaTGGTGTGGTTGGTGGCGGCGGTAATAATTTGAATATAGCAACTGCAACCCTAACGGCTGCTCCAACGCATAGCGTCGGCGCGAGCAGTGGCTTCGGCAGTTTGGGCGGCCTCAGTGTGGGTGTTGGTGTCGGTATGGGAATGGGTATGGGCGGTGGCAACCTCAACTCGCTTGTTGTTGGTAATCGATTAATGAACACAGGCTTACCAACGATATTGAAATGA
- the Ets65A gene encoding DNA-binding protein D-ETS-3 isoform X2 translates to MMLDIKTSADYLSRSTGSFSNFSMLFADSSYKSSWGSHGSTQSQGYSSNALGSVGVSVGKSSLDPHSHLRQPDPYQMFGPTSSRLASSGSGQIQLWQFLLELLSDSGNAACITWEGTNGEFKLTDPDEVARRWGERKSKPNMNYDKLSRALRYYYDKNIMTKVHGKRYAYKFDFQGLAAATQPAASDPTYKYQSDLFMTPYHHSAKLSSFMSPHHGMTSSSASIFPSAASWGNWGNPATNLYQPHSMGHVTPSHVAPHLSSYPHYA, encoded by the exons ATTCTTCGTACAAATCCTCTTGGGGATCGCATGGTTCTACGCAGTCGCAAG gCTACAGCTCAAATGCACTAGGCAGCGTGGGCGTGAGCGTTGGCAAGTCTTCGCTTGATCCGCATTCGCATCTCAGACAGCCtg ATCCATATCAAATGTTTGGGCCTACCAGCAGTCGACTAGCCAGCTCTG GTTCAGGACAAATACAGTTATGGCAATTTCTTCTAGAACTACTATCCGACTCCGGCAATGCGGCTTGCATTACCTGGGAAGGCACAAATGGTGAATTCAAATTAACCGATCCCGATGAGGTGGCCAGACGTTGGGGTGAACGCAAATCAAAACCGAATATGAATTATGATAAGCTGAGTCGTGCGTTAAG ATATTACTACGACAAGAACATTATGACCAAAGTGCATGGCAAACGTTATGCGTACAAGTTTGACTTTCAAGGTTTGGCCGCCGCCACACAACCCGCCGCTAGCGATCCCACCTACAAGTACCAGAGCGACTTGTTTATGACACCATATCATCATAGCGCTAAACTGAGCTCATTTATGAGTCCGCATCATGGTATGACATCGTCATCAG CATCGATATTCCCATCGGCCGCTTCGTGGGGCAATTGGGGCAACCCGGCCACAAATCTCTATCAGCCACACTCGATGGGCCATGTGACGCCGTCGCATGTTGCGCCTCATCTCAGCTCCTATCCGCATTATGCATGA